GCCGGGGGCGCGGCGCGATCTCCGTCATGCCGCCGCGGCGCGGACTATTTCTTCGCTTCCTTCGCGGGCGCGGCCTTCTCCTCTTTCTCCTTCTCTTTCTTCGGCGCCTCGCCTGCTGCCTGCTCTTCCTTCTTCTCCTTGATCACTTCCGGCTCGGCCGCCGCTGCCGCGGCCGCCGCGGCCGCAGGTGCCTCTTCCTGGCGAGGCGCGGACACGGCGACGATCGCAATGCTCCTGTCCGTGATCAGCGTATACTTGGCCGGATCGAGCTTCACATCGCCCGCCGTCAGGCTTTCGCCGATCTTCAGAGGCGAGACATCGACATCAAACGCCTCGACGATATCCATCGGCAGACATTCCACTTCGATGCTGCGCACCAGATGTTCGAGGACGCCGCCTTGCTGCGAAACGCCGACGGGCGTCCCGACAAGGCGGACGGGGATCTCCAGCCGCAACTTCTCGGTCATGGAGATCTCGTGAAAGTCGGCATGCAGAATCTGGCCCGTGATGGGGTGCTGCTGCACTTCCTGAAGCAGGACCTTCTTGACCTCGACGCCCGGGATTTCGAGGTCGATCATTACGTGCTCCGACGTATGACCGTGCACCGCGCGTCGAAACGCCTTCTCATCAACCGACACGATTACCGGCGCCTTGCCAACGCCATACACGACGCC
This genomic interval from Kiritimatiellia bacterium contains the following:
- a CDS encoding 50S ribosomal protein L25 yields the protein MAVKLTAEVRRETGSGAGRRLRRAGKFPGVVYGVGKAPVIVSVDEKAFRRAVHGHTSEHVMIDLEIPGVEVKKVLLQEVQQHPITGQILHADFHEISMTEKLRLEIPVRLVGTPVGVSQQGGVLEHLVRSIEVECLPMDIVEAFDVDVSPLKIGESLTAGDVKLDPAKYTLITDRSIAIVAVSAPRQEEAPAAAAAAAAAAEPEVIKEKKEEQAAGEAPKKEKEKEEKAAPAKEAKK